Proteins encoded together in one Bactrocera neohumeralis isolate Rockhampton unplaced genomic scaffold, APGP_CSIRO_Bneo_wtdbg2-racon-allhic-juicebox.fasta_v2 cluster11, whole genome shotgun sequence window:
- the LOC126766039 gene encoding uncharacterized protein LOC126766039, with translation MTEEEAVNRVIQNLQHRGQLAEDIQTHNVEVDNVSIRIPPFWHTKPELWMAQVESQFIAAGITSGKTYGLYTTLKNRIIPQFADSEQKRVKKLLQEQELSDMRPSQLLREMRSLAGSEINDNILKSIWMSRLPSNMRLIISISNEPLDTVALLADKICEVSDTPHVHVVETPDTATRNQSSIEQQLAEITKGIASIKANINRWSRSRSRSRSPSRSGMQNNISNGLCWYHHKFGNVAKKCRSPCAKKLN, from the exons ATGACGGAAGAAGAAGCGGTAAACCGGGTAATACAAAATTTGCAGCATCGGGGTCAATTGGCAGAGGACATCCAAACCCACAACGTGGAAGTGGATAATGTTTCCATCAGGATCCCACCATTCTGGCACACAAAGCCAGAACTGTGGATGGCGCAGGTCGAGTCACAATTCATCGCTGCAGGTATAACGAGCGGCAAAACATA TGGACTGTACACCACGCTAAAGAATCGAATAATACCACAATTCGCGGACTCGGAGCAAAAACGTGTAAAAAAGCTACTGCAGGAACAAGAGCTCAGTGATATGCGTCCATCACAGCTCTTGCGCGAAATGCGAAGTCTAGCCGGCAGCGAGATCAACGATAATATACTAAAGTCCATTTGGATGAGTCGGTTACCTTCCAACATGCGACTAATAATTTCCATTAGCAACGAACCGCTCGACACAGTTGCCCTGCTCGCGGACAAAATATGTGAGGTTAGTGACACCCCACACGTACACGTGGTCGAAACTCCAGATACAGCAACACGAAATCAATCCAGCATCGAGCAGCAGCTAGCCGAAATCACGAAAGGGATAGCATCTATAAAGGCGAACATAAATCGTTGGTCTAGAAGTCGCAGCAGAAGCCGTTCTCCGTCACGTTCCGGTATGCAAAACAACATTTCGAATGGCTTGTGCTGGTACCATCACAAATTTGGTAACGTTGCTAAAAAATGTCGCAGCCCTTGCgcaaaaaagttaaactaa